The following is a genomic window from Candidatus Dormiibacterota bacterium.
GCCATCCGTTCGCCGCGCTCGGCACCGGCGTGACGTACGCCGAGATGATCCGCAGTGGAGCGGCGCGCGCCACTGCGAGATCGCCGAAGGGGCTGCTCGACCCCGCCAGGAGCGCCTCGATGCGATTGGCCGGAAGACTCCGCGTGACGGAGATCGGCTGCGCGACTTCGTCCGAGCGCACAGCATTCGTCACCGCGCTGAAATCGCCGTATGCATAGTCGACGACGAGCGATTGCGCGCGACCGCCGGCCGTCTTTCCCGCACTGGCTAAGAGTCGTTTCGCAGCGGCGCTATCGAACTGCAGCGTCAGCGTCTGATCGGGCATCACCATGCGGCGCACCGCTGCGGTGACGTCGACGTGGCGCGCCTCGGTACGATGGAAGAGCACGCCAGTTCCGAGCAGCGACAGGATGATGCCCCCGCTTCCGAGCGTGAGCAAGAACTTGCGCCCTTTGCGGTCGACGAGCATCACGCCGACGAGCGTGAGCACGAAGTTGACGATGCTGAAGAAAAAGCTTCCGGCGTGCGCTTGAAAATCGTTCAAGCCGGCCTGCAGCAGGATCGTCGTGTTGTACGGGATGATCGAGTTGATGCCCGTCAGTTGGTTGCACGTGAGAATCACGCACGCGAGGACGAACGGGATGACGTATTTACGCCGCAACAGCGAATCGCGAATCGCGCGTCCGGCCGAGGGCTGCGTGCGGGAAGCCTCGTCCATCTCGCGCAGTTCGAGCTGCGCCTGCTCTGCATCGCGCGAGCGCAAGAGTGCCGCCAGCGCCGCCTCCCTCTTCCCGCGGCGAAAGAGCCAGCGCGGCGACTCGGCTAAAAAGAAGCCTCCGGCTGCGAAGAGCAGCCCGAACGGGAGCGAGAGCCAGAACGTGTCGCGCCAGGCGCGATCCTTGAACGCGAATATCTGCGCCGGCGTGCCGTGCTGGGCGAAGTGCGCGAGACCATTGCTGAAGTAGAGCGTGATCAACGACGAGAGGACGAAGCCGAGGACGAGCAGCCATTGAAAGACGCCCGTGCCCTTGCCGCGGTCCTTCGACGGCAAGCACTCGGCCAAATAGAGCGGAACGACGACGCCGATGAGTCCGCCGCTCATTCCTTGCAAAAGCCGTCCACCGACCAGCGCCCAGTATCCGTGCGAGAGCGCGATCATCGGAACGCTGATGCAGAACATCAGCGCCGTCACGATCATCACGCGCTTGCGTCCCATCCAATCCGCAAGCACTCCCGCGAAGAGCACGGAAATCACGCTGCCGAGCAACACGGCCGCGACGACGAACGAGAGCCGCCCCGGGCTGAAGCCCGACGTCGCACTCAAATACGGCAGCGCACCCTGGATGATGCCGACGTCAATGCCGTAGAGCAGGCCTCCTAAACCGGAGACCAGCAAGAGAAGACGATTATACCCGGCCGTACCTGGTGCAGTCATCGCGTGGCATCGCGCCTTTTCCTACCCTGGCTGTCACCTCCTGGCGCGGCATCCAGCGCGGTCGCATTTCCGTTCACGGCGCCTCTAGGCACCGCGGGCGTACTGCGCAGACGGAGAGATGCGCCATGTTGTCGCTCGCCTTTTCCGCCGGAATGCTCGGGATCGAAGGCTACGTCGTGCGCGTCGAGGC
Proteins encoded in this region:
- a CDS encoding MFS transporter — its product is MTAPGTAGYNRLLLLVSGLGGLLYGIDVGIIQGALPYLSATSGFSPGRLSFVVAAVLLGSVISVLFAGVLADWMGRKRVMIVTALMFCISVPMIALSHGYWALVGGRLLQGMSGGLIGVVVPLYLAECLPSKDRGKGTGVFQWLLVLGFVLSSLITLYFSNGLAHFAQHGTPAQIFAFKDRAWRDTFWLSLPFGLLFAAGGFFLAESPRWLFRRGKREAALAALLRSRDAEQAQLELREMDEASRTQPSAGRAIRDSLLRRKYVIPFVLACVILTCNQLTGINSIIPYNTTILLQAGLNDFQAHAGSFFFSIVNFVLTLVGVMLVDRKGRKFLLTLGSGGIILSLLGTGVLFHRTEARHVDVTAAVRRMVMPDQTLTLQFDSAAAKRLLASAGKTAGGRAQSLVVDYAYGDFSAVTNAVRSDEVAQPISVTRSLPANRIEALLAGSSSPFGDLAVARAAPLRIISAYVTPVPSAANGWLVASTLYLFMAFFAVGPGVVVWLALSELMPTRIRSNGMSIALFLNQVTSTTIAAVFLPTVATHGYASMFFGFAACTVVYFVTAAFFLPETKGKTLEEIEAYFERRPEAAEPATAR